The sequence TGGATGTCTGTGAACGTGTGGGTCGGTGCTACAGTATCTGCGCTGTACAACTTACTTGTTCTTGGCCTGGTTGTGTGCGTGGAGGAGGCCGTGGCGGTAGAGGAACTTTGACATGATGTAGGGTTTGATGGACATGTGGAAAGGCGAGCGGGTCTCCTGGCGCTCAAACAAGTCCGGGTGATTACACAcctacagagaaacacacagagagagaagtaaGTCACACGTGCAAAGGAGGAAGCCTTCTTCACGCTCCTGTTTATTCTGGGACAGCCAATTCATTTTTTAAGAGAAGAGTTACGTTTCCACAGACAGAATGTAGAGCCTTCATTACAAGTTCCCCTGTTGaaatccactacagctacagaTGTATCTAATAAAAGTGATCAATCATTGGGACAAAATAATCTCAACTTTATAGCGGTTCTCATTTTATTTatcgtgttgtttttttttagaactGGTCACCGAAAGGACAACCCTACCTTCCTGAACTGCATGACCAGGTTCATGAGGGACGAGGTGGTGTTGTGAGACTGCTGGGCCGTGCCCATGGAGGACTGCAGCAGGTCCTCGATGGAGATCTTGTTCCTCAGAGCCTGGTAGAGGAGCCTCTGGCGAGACGTCACCTGGCAGTAGGTCAGGATCTCAATCTGCGTGAGAGGAGGGTTGGAGAGTGAGCCAACTGTGCTGCTATTGTCTTTGCTGTGTGGTGAACCAATGTATACTGCAGTAAATGTTTGTTTGGAGTTCAGATCTGCAGTCACTTCACATTTTCATAGAATGAttagtttgttaaaaaaaaatctgtatgtaAACGAGACAGATATTCCTGTTCCTGTTGAGGAAAAAGACGGATGCTTcaaataaaagtattaaaacaagTTTGCAGCGAGAGCAAAATATTCTGTTTTTTGATTCACTAGCACGATCATGTTGCGCCtccttgaaaaacacaaaacagcattTTCACATAAATGAATTTATGGCAGCTGCCTTCATGGTCACATTGACCCACATTCTTTAAACGCACATTGAAATCTCTGGTTTATTGTactgtcatgttttattaaagGCAGTGAAACTGAGCAAAAACATGTCCTGTGAATCGTCAGTAAAGTCGAACGGTTCCTATTGGTTTCAAACGGGCCAGACAAAACACGAGAAACCAGCTAAGGCGCAGAGGAAAACTGAGGTGGCTGGCAAGGCTGCATGTGGGCGCGGAGCAGAGTGAAAGAGACAGATGTGGGGGTGTGGTGAACTCTGCCATTCCTCTGACTCTGCGTATCGAGACTCCCACAGcgcgtgagtgagtgtgtgtgtgtgccgcatCTGACAGCAAGAGACCCCGAGTCCAGCATCTGTCATGAGGATCTGCCAGCACAAGCATCACTCAGGGGCGCATTACAACACGTCCTGTGTCAGGGAGGTGTagagggagacagatggaggaagGGCGCCGGGAAGAAGCGGGGCTACTTTGGTGCTGATAAAGTGCCATAGGGCATTTTTCAGAAAATTTTCTTCGTACCCTCCTTTTTGAACATCTAACATACTacgttgtttttatttgtttgttcttgAAATATCAAATTTTCTTCTCTAGGACCTAATCTAGTGAATTTCCCCCtcaatttatttcaaagaaAAACCTCTTTTAGTCTTGAAAAATACATCTGAAAACTGAGAATAATCGCTTTGGCTCCCGTTTCAAATGTTGTACCAGCAAAATGTGCACTTCTGGATCAGACGCTTGTTTTTCTGCGATTAGACAAACAACCATGTGCTCTTCTACCTTGTCCGAGAGCTCGTTTTCCACGTCCTTCTTGATCCTGCGCAGCATGAAAGGCTTGAGGATCATGTGCAGTCTGGAAAGTTGGTCTGAAAAACAGACATCAAACAACTCTGTTTAGCTACAAAACATATTACGCCCCAGTgaacaggaaaagaaagaatcGGTGCTGGCACACCAATTGTCAAATTTCCGCTCAAATGAGGTGGAAAACATTCGGTGTCGTCAGCCGGAGAAGAAAGCAGCCAATGgtaacatttctttttctcagtGCTGAGAGTTGGACTCACTCTCGTCGATGGCCGACTTGTTCTCAGCGTGGCTCTCGATGTCCTTGGAGAACCACTCGTTAAACTCATCGTGGGAATCGAACAGCGTGGGCATGATGAAGTGAAGCAGCGCCCACAGCTGAGAGACAGTAAAAACACACCCTGGtcaaaaacaacagcagttGTGTCTTGTGCAAATCAGCTCACAgctacgcacacaaacacaccgccCACCTCGGCCATGGTGTTCTGGATGGGCGTCCCGGTGAGCAGGAGTCGGTTTCGACACTGGAACTGCAGGAGGATTTTCCACCGAACGCTACAGACGGACAGAAACAGTGACTGGTGATCTGGTGCAACAACTACATGGGTTTATCATCATTGTACTGAACAGAGCTACAATCCCACACATCACTCAGAGTGCAGAAGATGGGTTGTATGTGTGGGAGTACGTTTCTCAAAACACTTTCTGTCTAGATTAGTCGATTCTGGCCGGCGTCCAGTCAAGTAAAAActtttgtatacatttttttccagaCATTCCAAAATGTTTCGAAAGAGGTTTTCTGAGTGTTCCGACCAATTTTATCGCAAATAGTACTCCTTTGAATTACTGATAATAATTCCTAAACAATACATTTCAACAGTTTTGAGGACGAACTAATGGGCTCTGtgcattttcaacattttcactttcaaGTGAGACTTGAAATTCATGTTTACATCAGTATTTTGTTATGCTAATGTTTTACCTGGTGCTGCTTTTCAGTGCCTGGGCCTCATCCAGGACCATGTACTGCCATTTGACCCTCTGGAAGTATTTGACGTCCTGGACCACCAGCTGGTAGCTCGTGATAACCACGTGGAATGgtgcattttgtgtgtaaagGGTTTTCTGCACAAATACAAatggaaggagagacagaggtgtGAGAAGAAGAATATGAAAGAGCTAATTCCATAGTCCAAACaatcataaatatattttttaacttcgTCCTCACCTGGCTCCAGAATTTCCGAATCACCTTGCGATCGTGAGGGTTTCCCCAGTATGGCAGCACCTGGTGGAAATATTGGTAACTTTAAAAACAAGTGGGTTCACTCTGTCAACAAATTCGGCTTTGCCAAAATCATCACTCATGTAAATCTTTTTCACCTAAACTATATTCAAACTAACATCTTCCCAAACCCCTTTAGTGTTACACTGAGCAGAGTAATACAAACAGAGCTCGGGTGATGTTCCCAGAGGAAACATTTAGGCATGGCTTTCACATATGAATCACTGCTTCACTTGTTGAGTTGTTGATGCAGAATGTGATGTGAAAAGATTTACACATCATTGCATCACTCAACACAAGCTGCCATTCCATTGTTTTCAATCAGTCCGGCTTCGAGAGTTCAGGAAGCTTATCTGCAGATTGTGTAATCGGGTCTTTTCACACTTCATTAGTGAAAAAGACGGGAATTGATTTACTTTCATGCTAGTGCACAAAGTGGGCCAAGTTGAGTGCTCTGCACAAAAAGGGGTCATTTGTTTgtgggtacgtgtgtgtgtgtgtacagctgaCATATTGATGTGTCTGATAAATAGTATTTAGTCTGGAAGAATGCTCAGAATGCAAAAGAAGGCAACAGCCACTCAAAGTATCAGCTCCTAAGTTAGGCGTCAACATGAGCAATGCTTCAAATGGGCTGATTCAACACTGCCCCCTAATGGTTAGTTATAGACATGTTTGCACCTGACGACTAAGTGTGTTGCTTTTAGAAGTTTGACAGCATTTCTccctggaagaaaaaaacactgcgTTCATTGGAGGACTGCAAAAGAGCAGTGGGAATTATTATCCCAGGATTTCTTCCAGCatgtttttgcaggtgtttCCGTTGGCGTGCTGACTCAGCAGCGCCGCAGGTCCTCACCTTGAATTGGGGCACGAAGCGGGTGAACTCCTGATGCCAGTTGTTGAGCGTGGACGCAGGAGAGATGATAAGAAATGGGCCCCAGATGTTGTCTTTCTACACAGGAACAGAGGAGAGAATAAACCGTCAGCCGCCACAACAGCTGGTCTTTGTGTGCGCCGGTGTGAGCAGCACCCAATAACAGGAAACCCCGGAAGAACGCAGCAGGCATCTTCCTGTCAGTTAGAGCTCGACACTGAAAAAGCTCACAGTTCCAATGAATTCCAAGTTCTCTCCCTGTGGAGATTGGGGACCACAGGATCTAAAGAGCTTGCACATCAGCTGTTCACAACAATGGCCGAAGTCAACGGACTTACTCAGTGAAATATTCCAGCACCTGCAAAAAAGCTCAGCCAGAAAACTGGGGTCTCTTTAAAGGATGCAGGTGCACAGTAGAAGCAACCGGTCGCCAAATGTTGTATTAGTCAGCATCAAGAGAGCAGACAACTTAATATTCCACAGAGTTCTTTGGAAAACGAGGTGAATGAACCCATTTGACCCGGCGCTCTCTCACCTCTGCTAGGTGAGCCAAAAGGGCAATACTCTGGACCGTCTTCCCCAGCCCCATCTCGTCTGCCAGGATTCCATTGATTccctgcagagacaaagaaaatgaGTACTTTTACATGTACAAATAGTacaagttataaaaaaaaacattttaaagccaAAAAACACAACTAATAGATTCAGAAACTGAACTGAGCAGTAATGCAACAGGAACTGCAAAGACGGTATTAATGTTATATCATGTTTGCGGTTTCAGACTTGAACTCGCAAAATGTCTGGACAATTGGGTCCAAACTTTCTCATTCTCTGCAGAACTCAGCGGGAGATTGTTCGGGGCCGACAACTTCACAAAAACAAGAGAATCTCTGCAGAGTTCGGGTGAGGGGTGGCGCCTGGGTAGAGcgagcaggaggcaggatgtaTAATTTCTGTCATTGTATTCAGTTCTTATCATCAAAAGATCTTATATCTCTTATGTATCATATATTCCTATAAGTAAAACACAGACCAGGGACAGACGGGAGTACCTGTTCATAGAGGTTTGCCAGCCAGTTCATGCCTTTGAGTTGGTAACCCTTGAGTTTGCCATCAAAAATAATGGGCTGAGGAACTTCTTCACCAGCAAGGATGGATGGGTTGGCAAGGCTGTAGCTCTCTCCAAAACCAGCGCCCGAGGACGGGCCAACGGCCGAATGCAGAGACGCACAGCGGCTGTCTTTGGCCTCATCATCAAACATTCGCGTCTACAGGGGGACATTTAGAAATAAGAACAGAATAGGAAAGGTAGTGGtagcagaatgtgtgtgtgtgtgtttcaacctACTTTCTTCTGATGAGCCTGGTAGGCTTCTTTGGCGTTCCTCAGGGCCTGAGCCTTGTAGTATTCACTATCTGAAATGACAAACAATCAACGTGTGTATAAAACTGTAGAATTCAAATTAATCTGACATTTCTTTCCAAAAAAACATAACCTGGAATTCTACAGCAAAGTATTAACATGTATTTCCTAACTATTCAGAAAAATTCTTGTATAACATCCGTGTTAGTAAAGTATATATTGTAGCTGCTAGTAGTCAGTGATTTGTTTGTTGACACCACCAACACAACGAAGGTTACAGAGCCGTGCCTACCATAATCTTCCTGTCCCATGTTGACCATTACGCCTCCTCCGATATCTATTTTCCTCTGACCCGCGCTGTCGTCCAGCTTTTGAAGAATTTCCTCCTGCGCCTTGTCTCCTCCTGGACCCGCCAGGCTGGCCTTACCGCTCATAAAGTGAGCGTACAGCTCCGTCTGGGTGATGAGGAAATTTAGTTTGCGCTGCTGACGCTTGGCCTGAAAAAAGGCAAAAGAAACATGGATGCAATTATTGAAACAAAATATCAGTTggataaagaaaaagacaagagACACCTCTggagagagaaactgtctctcCACCTACCTCTTTCATCTCCTCGTCCAGCTTGCGTTGCTCCAGCGCCTCCTTCTCTGCCCTCTTCCTGTGCTCCTTCTCCACTTTCTCGTATTTCTTCCAGTAGAGCATCATCTCCTTGGTGAGGCGCCGGGCCCGGGGCAGCGTCTCCTTACAGTTCTTCTGAGCCTGGATGGCCGCACGCCGCACTTCCCGCATGCACTGATGAGCCAGCTGGTGCAAGCAAAACGGACACTAAGTACTCTGATGAAGCTACAGTTCAATCTTTCATATTCAAGAAAAGTTAACTGTCAGCTGAAactgtttttatagtttttccGAATAAAGCCCTAAAAAGTTAGTTCCATCAACACAGCAGTGTGGTCGTTCGACTTACCTTTTTAGCATTGGTCAACACTAGGTTCTTAGCAGAAGTCTTCTGCTTGAAAGTCTGTAAATCAAGTACAAATAGGAGAATTCAGATTGTGATATAAATGTACCGAGCATTTCAGCACAACACAAACGTCTTGTGCATTCATGTTTGACCTCTGTGTTTCATTAGCCTCATGCACACTAACCTTGGGGATCTCCTTTTTGGCGATGGTGAGCCAGACCTTACGTCGTCGTGCATTCAGCTGCTCGATGGTCAGATGTTTCTTCTTCACCACGGGTAgcggtgcatcatgggaaaactTGGCGAAGACTTTGGTTATGTAAGGTCGGCCCCCTTCATCCAGAAAGTCTCCCTCTCctcgtttcttcttcttcttcactttttTCAGTTTGGCTGAAAGACCAACAGTGACATCAACAAAAAAACTCTAATTCCCAGAATACATTGcggagattttttatttatttttttgtccttACCCTTAAATTTCTTCTCATCtttgattttcttcttcttggggCCCAGAAGGTGGCGCTGCTGCTCGTAGAAGGGGTCATGAGTAGAGAGGAGTCCAGTGCTGTAGTACTGATACTGGTGAAGCTGAATGCAgacagggaaagaaaaacacaacgaTGACACTTCAAAAACACACGTCGGTTGTTTTCTGGATATCTCTTAGCACTGTGTTAGATGTTCTGTGTACCTCCCGCTCCGTGTGGAACTTGCTCTGATGCTGCCTGGTGTGGCGATGCAGCCTCAGCATATCATGCAGCTCCTCCCGAGACAAACAGAAATCAGAGTCATCGGAGTCGGTGTCCGAGTCTGTGGTGTCGTCACTCAACAGGACGCTCTGTAGGAGGAAGAGGGTAGAGAGTAAGAAAAGGTGTAAACAGAAGAGGGAAATGTTCTAAACAAAATAGTACAGTGGGGAGAAAACGAAGAGTAGGGCTGTGATTTAAGCCATTTCAAGTTATTTGTTTAATCTGACTGAAAGCTTAAATCTGCAGAATGTTGTGTTTATAAAATACCTTGAgccatttcctgtttttcttcagcTTGGAGAAGTTGTAGAGGCTCGTTTTATCAGCCTTTGGGTCTACGGGGGtttcaggaggagaaaaacacttTGCGCTTATAATCTGAGTGAATAAAGACACATTAACCATATCTACCAGGCCAGGGTGAATGAGTGCAGTACGCACTGGCGTGTGTAGTAACATATTATAACATGTGTCTGCATGCGTCTTACCTTTACCTTGAAGCAGAACTCCATTGAGGGGCTTGCCCTCGGCCAACCCATCCCCCTGTTCACACGACTCACTCTTCACTGTCAAGGCTGCATGTTGAGCGGAGTGGTCCAGAGACAGCCCCGTCCCCAGTGCATCATCGCTGTCGTCACTGTCATCACTAGAACATGGGAAATATGTCACTGTAAGCCCACCATTTACATCCTGTTTCTACTATTTATTCTTTGGAGATGTAACTGTCAAGCATTCTAACAGGGGGATATACTGTGGTAGATAATTAGATACTACTTTCATGATGTAATATAAAACAGACAAGAGTGCCACTCAGGCTGAAATCCCATTTTCCTTCATttataagtaaaagtaaaaataagtaaaacagATAGGATTTAAGATtactaaattgttttttatctaTTTCGCTTTGCAATCCTGCAAAAGCAAAATTGCATTTACAGTTAAATTATAATTGAAACTGATCCCAGAATGTGTCCAGTGGTTCGGTGTGTAGGAGGCCCACCACAGACTCCCCTCCGCCTGTACCTGGTGATGTCTCTGTTGAAGATGGTTGCGGTCTGGCGCAGGAAACTGTCCAACCTCAGGGATCGTTCCAAGCGTTGCAGGTAGAGAGGTTTGGCCAGGCTAGAGCTCCCAGGCGCCCCAACCTCCAGCTGGCCATCCTGCTCTGACGCCATGCAACCCAGACACCACTGCCCAGCAGGGCAGCAACTTTTactgaagagaaagaggaagcaaGATAAGAATGAGATGCACAGGTCCCTGCTACCTACATGATGAGTAGTTGCTAGTAGCTTAAATTGATTTATGAAGGTTCATTAAGCTTAAAATAATTGGACATGGACCATGTGAAGCTCAGAAGCGAAAGCCatgttttgacagattttcAAGAAAGTCATATCTGAGATATTAGAGATGTTCTTCTTCTAGCCTGGTTCCAAAACCCTCAAATCATCAGCGACAGCTCAGATGTTGTCAAAGTAATGAAACAGTCATTTATTCCAATTCACCCTCCTTCCTTGGCTGCACGTGCAAAGGCAGCAGCTCATggtgtgtaaaaaacaaaatacaacacacacgGTGGACCCACCTTCTCAATACAGGATGTCATGGCTCCTCATTCCAAGATTAATTATCAGACAAAAGGTGAAAAAGCCTAAGAAACAAgacaacacacagtcacacactgaaactgcaaatgtttttattaaggGCATTTGCTTTTTCACGTGTTACGTGCTTATAGGGAGCTTGGTTCATTGCTGCAATACTGACAGTATGTGTTCAGAATTTCCCATAAAAGAAGTttctataaaacacattttgatgaCCGAGGTTTAATAATATATAGTATACCACTCATATAtagtaatatatatacatattatattatgaaAGTGTACTTGGTTGtgcaaaatatttatttttccttatttACCAATCCCATACACGTAGTTATTGTACTAGAGTATTATAACTCAGCTCCATATTATTGTATATTCCTGTAATTTCTGAGTAATGATTGTATCGATGATTTTAACTCTCCTAACTGTGCTATATTCAGCTGTCTGTGCAATATCAATGGTTCATGTGCAACCCATTAACTGAACATATTGTCACGCTGCAcaattttgtcctttttttacacagtttaattcaaatcatattttttatattccttAGACTTCAGtattgttaattattaattactgATGACTAGTTTGCCTCTTGCGGCTGTGAAACTGCAAAtgtccccattgtgggactaatatagaatatcaaatataaatgtCTAATATAAGTGAACTGATGGTTGTTTCACTGACATGTGTTATGTTAACTTGTCCTCTGTAATTACTACTTTCTGAAACACGATCACGTGGAAGAATGACAACAACTGAGGCCCAGCAAGAGTTTAGTTTTTCGGGTTTAAATTTAACAAACGACCCCGACAGCTGCATCGCCCTAAATAACACTTTTGCTATCGTTATGTTATCATTAGCTTAGCCGCTAGCTAGCATTCGCCGGGCTTTGCTAGCTAACCTTGGATGGTGCAGTGGGGGGGACTGCAGCTGCCGGGCTAGCGACCGTTAGCCGCGTCGCTATGTGAGCTACATCGGCTCATTCAATGATAGTTAAGGGTCAAGGTGGCAGATCACTGGTAGAAGTCGACCACACTTTACACACCGGTGTTGTTTTCGCGCTAACGCGTTAGCCTTCGGTGCAGCACGGCTGCTACCTATGCTAACTCTAATGTGGCCGCTCATCACCGACGTTAGCTTATGAAATACTAACGCGTTTGACCTGGACCATTAATATGAAGTATTCAAATCGgccctgtctctttaaggccacCGCCTCACTTCCTAAACCATGTATTAAGAAATGATATTTGTTTCACGGCGAATCTGTCGCTAAGTCGACGCGGCCAGCGCCAGGCCCGCCGCCCGCACCTCTCGTAGCCTCGCTGCGGACACGAGCAGGGGGGACTCCGGCTGCCTGGTGGAACGAGTGATCCCCGTGTTTTAATTCTTTCTCCCTCCCGGCCATCTTCCCCCCCCATCGCCACAACAACCGCGGCGGAGTGTCTCACCTCGGGCCCCGTGTTCCCCCCCTGGTCGCCTCTCTCGTCGCTGCTGCCGACTCTCGGTTCTCTCGCTCCAAAATGGCGGTTGGAGACGCCGGGCGAGTCCGCGAGCTTTGAGTCGGCAGCGGCAGCGGAGAGGCGGCCACTTTCTGTTACTGAGAGAGCAGAGACACGACGCCATGGCGAGGGGACAGCAACGAGCAGGCGTTTTAATCGATCCCCGAGACAGGGACGCTCGCTCGGCGGCGTCTCAAACGTCGCGACGgtgacaacaaacaaaaaaaacaacttttactgatagacacaaacacacgtccgccatgtgtgttgttttgagCTGCGTGTGCACATATATTACAGAGGCATCGATGAGTTTCCGATGTCGATTAGTCGCGTCTGCTCATTGCGAAGATTACCGAGCTACGTCTGACGTCACCAGAAGGGAACTCCGTTTAAGGCAGTTCGATTCCCACAGAATatgaatattataaatgtatccCCCTGACTTCAGGCGATGTCAATAAAgttagtatatatatttttttaaatgacacactttattttctctattcatTTCATTAAAAGTTAGTAATATATCGCAGTAATGATAGTGTTGTAGATCAGAGAACAGATCTGAATCGAGCAGTGTTCCAAACTATTCCATCTGTAATCCCAAAGCACCAATTAACATGATCCACTTGTGTATATACAGGATGGCTCATATTCAGCTTCTTTTCCAgatgttttctcttcctccactgaACAGGAAACGACCTTCTGAGGAACTGTGAGGAAGGTAACCTCTGAAGAGTCCTCCAGGTCATCTCTGGATGTTGTACAGAAAGAAATCTGAGAAGTCAGAATTTAACTTTAGCCTCAGCGTAAGCGTTTGGACTCCCTTCGTTGATTACAAGGCCGAAACACTTGATGACGCTACGGTGAACAACTCAagttatgtccctaacatctgctggtggtCACTAACACTTGCTTACATCTAATTATTGTTGGTAAACTgaattgtgcagaagaccttcagaCTTTCAAGGGGTATTCAACATCTTGTCCgatgttttctcttcctccactgaACTGTAAACAGCCTTCTTGGGATCTGTGAGGAAGGGTGTCAGTGAAGAGTCATCCAGGTCACGGTATCTTCAGACATTCTAAAGTGAACATAGGCATTTGGGCTTGCTTATGATTCTTAAAGCCGTCAGAACTGAAGATGTAGTTTTGGACGAGAGGTGAATATTCTTTAAGCACAGTTGCCTATGTTCACTTGAATTGATTTTATTATACTTCAAACAATCAAAATAATGTACTCCATTAGTATTGACAAGCTTTAATGTGCCACAACGGAGCTGTAGCAGATATATGAAATAACAGTTCGTTAATTTATCGCACTGAATGCCACATGAACCCAGAGCTGGAGATCGGAGAGTGATGAACGCAGCTAAGACGACACAGAAAATGTCCAAGTGCATGTTATGTTTTAAATGGACCAAACAAGTGCATAAGCTAATGTAGTTAGTAGATGTATAGTGCAGTCATATCTGAATCTTTTTCTACCACGATATTCAGAGGTTCAGGCACATGTATGTAATGTACAGCCCTGGCGTTATTGTTTCACATAACATCATCATCTTGAC comes from Pleuronectes platessa chromosome 17, fPlePla1.1, whole genome shotgun sequence and encodes:
- the ino80 gene encoding LOW QUALITY PROTEIN: chromatin-remodeling ATPase INO80 (The sequence of the model RefSeq protein was modified relative to this genomic sequence to represent the inferred CDS: deleted 1 base in 1 codon), with amino-acid sequence MASEQDGQLEVGAPGSSSLAKPLYLQRLERSLRLDSFLRQTATIFNRDITSDDSDDSDDALGTGLSLDHSAQHAALTVKSESCEQGDGLAEGKPLNGVLLQDPKADKTSLYNFSKLKKNRKWLKSVLLSDDTTDSDTDSDDSDFCLSREELHDMLRLHRHTRQHQSKFHTERELHQYQYYSTGLLSTHDPFYEQQRHLLGPKKKKIKDEKKFKAKLKKVKKKKKRGEGDFLDEGGRPYITKVFAKFSHDAPLPVVKKKHLTIEQLNARRRKVWLTIAKKEIPKTFKQKTSAKNLVLTNAKKLAHQCMREVRRAAIQAQKNCKETLPRARRLTKEMMLYWKKYEKVEKEHRKRAEKEALEQRKLDEEMKEAKRQQRKLNFLITQTELYAHFMSGKASLAGPGGDKAQEEILQKLDDSAGQRKIDIGGGVMVNMGQEDYDSEYYKAQALRNAKEAYQAHQKKTRMFDDEAKDSRCASLHSAVGPSSGAGFGESYSLANPSILAGEEVPQPIIFDGKLKGYQLKGMNWLANLYEQGINGILADEMGLGKTVQSIALLAHLAEKDNIWGPFLIISPASTLNNWHQEFTRFVPQFKVLPYWGNPHDRKVIRKFWSQKTLYTQNAPFHVVITSYQLVVQDVKYFQRVKWQYMVLDEAQALKSSTSVRWKILLQFQCRNRLLLTGTPIQNTMAELWALLHFIMPTLFDSHDEFNEWFSKDIESHAENKSAIDENQLSRLHMILKPFMLRRIKKDVENELSDKIEILTYCQVTSRQRLLYQALRNKISIEDLLQSSMGTAQQSHNTTSSLMNLVMQFRKVCNHPDLFERQETRSPFHMSIKPYIMSKFLYRHGLLHAHNQAKNKLLQVLLSPFSPNHIQQSLFHRKGDDKGSCFSFLRFIDVSPSEMCNLMLQGTLARWLALFLSLKAAYRLHHQRLFGLEEERQEEVSVGEGDGGSGKSRIMCLSHKDLILWLNRPTAFPNMHNSPVLQDLVFTAVTPGMVGHGDVKILNRNSTTSKILPHRPIPPPKFLLAATPRVTAVPMERYCADRSAGYEWLVTRVGGGTVFKHCFLYGSPELASDWRARANTFHPQCPGGAMAVYPRHGWSYIQIPDKESLITESGKLHTLDILLCRLKAHGHRVLIYSQMTRMIDLLEEYMVYRKHTYMRLDGSSKISERRDMVADFQSRTDIFVFLLSTRAGGLGINLTAADTVIFYDSDWNPTVDQQAMDRAHRLGQTKQVTVYRLICQGTIEERILQRAKEKSEIQRVVISGGNFKPDALKPKEVVSLLLDDDELEKKLRQRQDEKRQQEECSKVKERKRKREKYAEKHKKNEESDIKRKKEMNLVISHAPSADNSNLSADGDDSFISVEMDSAMPSPFSEISLSSELQPGSLPPDADADESSSDMLVIVDDPVSSAPQSRATNSPSSVSGSVSDNMNGVSTSDNISPGRGGRSGRSRGRPKGSGSGTKSGGKGRGRKSTAGSAAAMAGAMAGAAAASAAAYAAYGYSVSGAALAASSPLQPSLGRSGTSPAFNPSRSSSPQAKGGTSTALSPHKQLAQSHHHSSPGAVRKGKGPGGPGVR